From Scytonema millei VB511283, the proteins below share one genomic window:
- a CDS encoding DUF4330 domain-containing protein, which yields MKILDSQGRLFGKVSLLDIGAALVIFLVVVGIFFFPGTSGAQIGVTTKPVEIDVIVRGLSVRDPQQLFEQGLKPGGKTNIIIRNQPYGQVGVKAVKQLPRTTLVPQPDGSVKVLPDPRENQYIMDMVVTLEGNAQITKNGPVIGNSKLKIGIPAQLEGFNYDFTGGVIALRFPEK from the coding sequence ATGAAAATTTTAGATTCCCAAGGGCGTTTATTTGGTAAGGTCAGTCTCCTCGATATTGGAGCAGCCTTAGTCATCTTCTTGGTAGTAGTGGGGATCTTTTTCTTCCCTGGCACTTCTGGAGCGCAAATTGGCGTGACTACCAAACCTGTAGAAATTGACGTGATCGTGCGGGGTTTGAGCGTGCGCGATCCGCAACAGCTATTTGAGCAGGGACTAAAGCCAGGTGGAAAAACCAATATCATTATCCGCAATCAGCCTTACGGTCAGGTAGGCGTGAAAGCTGTTAAACAACTACCGAGAACCACGCTCGTACCTCAACCTGATGGCTCGGTGAAAGTTCTGCCCGATCCACGCGAAAATCAATACATTATGGATATGGTTGTCACCCTAGAAGGCAACGCTCAAATCACTAAAAATGGTCCAGTCATTGGTAATAGCAAACTCAAAATCGGTATCCCTGCTCAGTTAGAAGGCTTTAATTACGATTTTACTGGTGGTGTCATCGCTCTGAGATTTCCAGAGAAATGA
- a CDS encoding ABC transporter ATP-binding protein, which produces MAAVTLENVYKSFPARPGDRAVVPMTADLLAPVEATPAMGASKPQVEKVPKQTENVDVLRSINLTIEDGEFMVLVGPSGCGKSTLLRSIAGLEELSSGNIWVGDRLVNQLPPKARDIAMVFQNYALYPHMSVYDNIAFGLRRTRTGGAEGVGGAEIPLQIQNLLIGITRRLPKGLRYMTARERAIDQRVRSVAALLQIESFLQRLPKQLSGGQKQRVALGRAIARNPQVFLMDEPLSNLDAKLRAETRAQIVKLQRQLGTTTIYVTHDQTEAMTMGDRIAVMHQGQIEQVARPLELYNHPATKFVAEFIGSPPMNFLSVQFQTPAIVHPLFRLNLPEVWTSALLKYDGRDLILGIRPEHLNLSSAAPHNLPVQVELVEALGNETYLFVTTTAAANATPTPLQVRIPPDQTANIGEQLWLSLHPEKIHFFDPATNLAVGRE; this is translated from the coding sequence ATGGCAGCAGTCACACTAGAAAACGTTTACAAAAGCTTTCCCGCTCGTCCTGGCGATCGCGCTGTAGTTCCAATGACAGCAGATCTGCTCGCTCCGGTTGAGGCTACACCTGCAATGGGAGCATCTAAACCACAGGTGGAGAAAGTACCAAAGCAAACAGAAAATGTCGATGTTTTACGCTCGATTAACCTCACCATTGAGGATGGCGAGTTTATGGTGCTGGTTGGACCTTCAGGCTGCGGTAAAAGTACGCTGTTGCGATCGATCGCAGGGTTGGAAGAGTTAAGTTCGGGTAACATCTGGGTTGGCGATCGCCTTGTCAACCAACTTCCGCCGAAAGCACGAGACATCGCGATGGTATTTCAAAATTACGCTCTTTATCCCCATATGTCCGTGTATGACAATATTGCTTTTGGACTGCGGCGTACTAGAACTGGGGGAGCTGAGGGAGTTGGAGGGGCAGAAATTCCACTTCAGATCCAAAATTTATTAATTGGGATAACCAGAAGATTGCCGAAAGGACTGCGTTACATGACGGCAAGGGAACGGGCGATCGACCAGCGAGTCAGAAGTGTTGCGGCTCTGTTACAAATTGAATCGTTTTTACAGCGCTTGCCAAAACAGCTATCGGGGGGACAAAAGCAAAGGGTAGCTCTTGGTAGAGCGATCGCGCGCAACCCTCAAGTCTTTTTAATGGACGAACCCCTTTCCAATCTAGATGCAAAATTACGGGCAGAAACCCGCGCCCAAATCGTCAAACTACAACGCCAGTTGGGAACGACAACAATCTACGTCACTCACGATCAAACAGAAGCAATGACTATGGGCGATCGCATTGCTGTGATGCACCAAGGACAAATCGAGCAAGTCGCTCGTCCGCTAGAACTGTACAATCACCCCGCGACTAAGTTTGTCGCTGAATTTATCGGTTCACCACCGATGAATTTTCTCTCAGTTCAGTTTCAGACTCCAGCGATCGTCCATCCCCTATTTCGTCTCAATCTCCCCGAAGTTTGGACATCTGCTTTACTCAAGTACGATGGACGAGATTTAATTTTGGGCATTCGACCAGAACACCTAAATTTGAGTAGCGCCGCACCTCACAATCTTCCCGTACAAGTCGAGCTAGTGGAAGCCTTGGGTAACGAAACCTATCTCTTTGTCACCACTACGGCTGCGGCTAATGCTACTCCTACTCCCTTACAAGTTCGTATTCCACCAGACCAAACGGCGAATATCGGCGAACAATTGTGGCTATCGCTTCACCCAGAAAAAATTCACTTTTTCGATCCAGCAACTAATTTGGCAGTTGGTAGAGAGTAG
- the rpoD gene encoding RNA polymerase sigma factor RpoD, whose product MNQANNVLLENIQQSEPQMARQSDFERDFDFSIEEAEELQSLEVDDSDGFLEVQPDEDDAKPGKGGKTRRRAQTKKKQYTEDSIRLYLQEIGRIRLLRADEEIELARKIADLLELERIREKLSDRLDREPQDSEWAEAVKQNLPAFRYRLHVGRRAKDKMVQSNLRLVVSIAKKYMNRGLSFQDLIQEGSLGLIRAAEKFDHEKGYKFSTYATWWIRQAITRAIADQSRTIRLPVHLYETISRIKKTTKLLSQEMGRKPTEEEIATRMEMTIEKLRFIAKSAQLPISLETPIGKEEDSRLGDFIESDGETPEDQVSKNLLREDLEKVLDSLSPRERDVLRLRYGLDDGRMKTLEEIGQIFNVTRERIRQIEAKALRKLRHPNRNSVLKEYIR is encoded by the coding sequence ATGAACCAGGCTAACAACGTACTACTCGAAAATATTCAACAGTCTGAACCCCAAATGGCTCGCCAGTCTGATTTCGAGCGCGATTTTGACTTTTCAATAGAAGAAGCAGAAGAGTTACAAAGCTTAGAAGTAGATGATAGTGACGGATTTTTAGAAGTTCAGCCTGACGAGGATGACGCTAAGCCTGGGAAAGGTGGAAAAACCCGTCGGCGGGCGCAAACAAAGAAAAAACAATATACCGAAGACTCGATTCGCCTTTACTTACAAGAAATCGGTAGAATTCGCCTATTACGAGCAGACGAAGAAATTGAATTAGCGCGAAAAATTGCCGATTTACTAGAGCTAGAACGAATTCGAGAAAAGCTATCCGATCGATTAGATCGCGAACCACAAGACAGTGAATGGGCGGAAGCAGTTAAGCAGAATTTACCTGCATTTCGCTATCGTTTGCACGTCGGACGGCGGGCTAAGGACAAAATGGTACAGTCAAACCTGCGTCTAGTGGTGTCAATCGCTAAAAAATATATGAATCGCGGGCTGTCGTTCCAAGACTTGATTCAAGAAGGTTCTTTAGGTTTGATTCGGGCGGCTGAGAAGTTCGACCACGAAAAAGGCTATAAGTTTTCTACCTACGCTACATGGTGGATTCGCCAAGCAATTACTCGCGCCATTGCCGATCAATCTCGTACCATTCGCCTGCCAGTCCACCTCTACGAAACTATTTCCCGCATTAAGAAAACAACTAAATTGCTATCGCAAGAAATGGGTCGCAAGCCTACCGAAGAGGAAATTGCTACCCGCATGGAAATGACAATCGAAAAGCTGCGATTTATTGCTAAATCAGCTCAGCTACCAATTTCATTAGAAACGCCCATCGGTAAGGAAGAAGATTCCCGACTGGGCGATTTTATTGAGTCGGATGGAGAAACGCCAGAAGATCAGGTTTCTAAGAATTTATTGCGCGAAGACTTAGAAAAAGTTTTGGATAGTCTCAGCCCAAGGGAAAGAGACGTGTTGCGTTTGCGCTATGGCTTAGATGATGGTCGAATGAAAACACTAGAAGAAATCGGACAGATCTTCAACGTGACTCGTGAAAGAATTCGTCAAATCGAAGCAAAAGCCCTGCGAAAACTTCGCCATCCCAACCGTAATAGCGTGCTGAAAGAATATATTAGATGA
- a CDS encoding polysaccharide deacetylase family protein, which produces MQLAPFLPLMYRILKPSFPSCLWSGHDRARSIALTFDDGPHPCHTTKLLEVLDRYAIPASFFWLGACVRRSPDLAKAIYQRGHWIGNHGYDHRSFPMLTPTELQHSLVATQEAIATACDLPTARVRDVRPPNGLFTPQTLNLLHQWDYRPVMWSVVPEDWVRPGIAVVVQRVMQQVQNGSLIVLHDGACGGADVADVAALLIPQLLSLGYEFVTIDTLWQQSLSLTSQGFSSSLTSGDRSF; this is translated from the coding sequence ATGCAGCTAGCGCCCTTCTTACCCCTAATGTATCGAATTCTCAAGCCGTCGTTTCCTAGTTGCTTGTGGTCTGGTCACGATCGCGCCCGCTCGATTGCTTTGACTTTCGATGACGGTCCCCATCCTTGCCATACAACTAAGTTGCTAGAAGTTTTAGACCGCTATGCCATCCCTGCTAGTTTTTTTTGGCTGGGTGCTTGCGTTCGACGCTCTCCCGACCTTGCCAAAGCAATTTACCAACGAGGACATTGGATCGGTAATCACGGCTACGACCATCGCTCTTTTCCCATGCTGACACCTACCGAATTGCAACACAGTCTGGTAGCTACCCAAGAGGCGATCGCGACTGCTTGTGACTTACCTACTGCCCGCGTGCGCGATGTCCGTCCGCCGAATGGTTTGTTTACACCTCAAACCTTAAATTTGTTACATCAATGGGACTACAGACCTGTAATGTGGAGCGTAGTTCCCGAAGACTGGGTTCGTCCTGGGATAGCTGTTGTCGTTCAACGGGTCATGCAGCAGGTACAAAACGGTTCGCTGATCGTACTGCACGACGGTGCTTGTGGTGGTGCAGATGTTGCCGATGTTGCTGCTCTGTTAATTCCGCAATTGTTAAGCCTGGGTTACGAATTTGTTACGATCGATACCTTGTGGCAACAATCTCTATCCCTTACGAGTCAAGGTTTTTCGTCTTCTTTAACTAGTGGCGATCGCTCTTTTTGA
- a CDS encoding thiamine phosphate synthase: protein MQPAVCRILDANLDRAREGLRIIEEWCRFGLNSSQFSDECKQLRQELASWHTLDLRAARNTPGDPGTDLTHPQEERRSSLGTLLQANFCRVQEALRVVEEYGKLYNPKMGVAFKQMRYRVYTLESHLLGYQRHQRLAQSYLYLVTSPTEGLFHVVEAALQGGLSLVQYRDKNTADLDRLEIARQLRQLCQQYGAIFLINDRIDLALAVDADGVHLGQQDMPIAIARQLLGPQKIIGRSTTNPEEMQRAIQEGADYIGVGPVYETPTKAGKAPVGLEYIRHVAKNVSIPWFAIGGIDVNNVNEVLNAGAQRVAVVRAIVQAEQPTLVTQYFLAQLARIQNRTP from the coding sequence GTGCAGCCAGCTGTCTGCCGAATTTTGGATGCGAATCTAGACCGCGCCCGTGAAGGCTTGCGGATTATAGAAGAGTGGTGTCGATTTGGATTAAATAGCAGCCAATTCAGCGATGAATGCAAGCAGTTACGCCAAGAACTAGCTAGCTGGCATACTCTAGATTTACGAGCGGCACGAAATACTCCTGGCGATCCTGGGACAGACCTGACTCATCCCCAAGAGGAGCGACGATCTAGCTTAGGAACTTTACTACAAGCCAATTTCTGCCGAGTACAAGAAGCTCTGCGAGTTGTAGAAGAATACGGTAAGCTCTACAATCCGAAAATGGGAGTTGCCTTTAAACAGATGCGTTATCGAGTTTATACCCTGGAAAGTCACTTACTGGGTTATCAAAGACACCAACGACTAGCGCAATCGTACTTATATTTAGTGACTTCTCCAACAGAAGGGTTGTTTCATGTGGTAGAAGCAGCACTGCAAGGAGGACTGAGCCTCGTACAGTACCGCGATAAGAATACCGCAGATCTCGATCGCCTAGAGATTGCCCGCCAACTACGCCAACTTTGTCAGCAATACGGGGCAATTTTCTTAATTAACGATCGCATCGATCTCGCTTTGGCAGTAGATGCCGATGGAGTGCATCTAGGACAACAGGATATGCCAATTGCGATCGCCCGCCAACTCCTCGGACCCCAGAAAATTATCGGGCGTTCTACCACAAATCCAGAGGAAATGCAACGGGCAATTCAGGAAGGTGCTGATTATATTGGCGTGGGTCCAGTCTACGAAACGCCTACAAAAGCAGGTAAAGCCCCAGTAGGATTAGAATACATTCGCCATGTGGCTAAAAATGTTTCCATTCCCTGGTTTGCGATCGGTGGCATAGACGTTAACAATGTGAATGAAGTGCTAAACGCAGGTGCGCAGAGAGTTGCAGTCGTAAGAGCGATCGTCCAAGCCGAGCAACCTACTTTAGTAACGCAGTATTTTTTAGCGCAACTCGCCCGCATCCAAAACCGTACTCCATAA
- the thiS gene encoding sulfur carrier protein ThiS, whose amino-acid sequence MTEQISLQVNGEPRNCANNARLPEALEQLGFNPRLVAVEYNGEILHRQFWDNTQLQAGDRLEVVTIVGGGATVTSNQ is encoded by the coding sequence ATGACCGAACAAATTAGCTTACAAGTGAATGGAGAACCTCGTAATTGTGCTAACAATGCTCGACTTCCAGAGGCGCTAGAACAGCTCGGCTTTAACCCGCGCTTAGTTGCAGTAGAATACAACGGCGAAATCTTGCACCGTCAGTTTTGGGATAACACGCAATTGCAAGCAGGCGATCGCCTAGAAGTCGTTACAATTGTTGGTGGCGGAGCAACAGTGACCAGTAACCAGTGA
- a CDS encoding gamma-aminobutyraldehyde dehydrogenase, whose amino-acid sequence MEQHKMIIGGEAVAAVSANWETVIDPATEDAIAEVPQADYADVNKAVEAAKQAFPAWSSLSPGERSALLYKLADALETKAEVLAQTESLNVGKPIKLAANGDTPFAIDNIRYFAAQARVIEGIASGEFVPGYTSAVRREPIGVVASIAPWNYPIMMAAWKIAPAVAAGNTVVIKPAPQTPLTTIMLAQTALEVGFPPGVINVVTGKGPGVGEPLVNHADVRMVSFTGSTRTGKRIMELAAQKVTRVHLELGGKAPFVVFADADIEAAARGAVVGAYINTGQDCTAATRILVERSCYQDFLSAFTELSQQIRLGTPQAETTDMGPLISSDQRQRVHGFVERAKADGITAHLLGGIPEGKGFFYQPTIFCQAATQSEIMQEEVFGPVVVVNPIDSEAEAIAVANDVKYGLAASVWTKDPAKAWRVASALQFGTVWINDHLPLASEMPHGGFKESGFGKDLSRYAFDEYTIAKHVMFDLSGAVKKPWHFTVFGDA is encoded by the coding sequence ATGGAACAACATAAGATGATTATCGGCGGGGAAGCAGTGGCAGCTGTGAGTGCCAATTGGGAAACAGTCATCGATCCTGCTACGGAAGACGCGATCGCGGAAGTCCCGCAAGCAGATTATGCTGATGTCAATAAAGCTGTAGAGGCAGCAAAACAAGCTTTTCCTGCATGGTCTAGCCTCTCTCCAGGCGAACGGAGTGCGTTGCTGTACAAACTTGCCGATGCTTTAGAAACAAAAGCAGAAGTACTAGCACAAACTGAAAGCCTCAATGTCGGTAAACCAATAAAACTAGCAGCAAACGGCGATACTCCCTTTGCGATCGACAATATTCGCTACTTTGCCGCACAAGCCAGAGTTATAGAGGGAATTGCATCTGGGGAATTCGTTCCAGGCTATACTTCTGCTGTCCGTCGCGAACCAATTGGCGTAGTTGCTTCTATTGCTCCCTGGAATTATCCCATCATGATGGCAGCATGGAAAATTGCCCCAGCAGTTGCGGCGGGTAACACGGTTGTGATTAAACCCGCACCCCAAACTCCTCTAACAACTATAATGCTGGCTCAAACAGCTTTAGAAGTCGGCTTTCCACCAGGCGTTATTAATGTCGTGACAGGTAAAGGTCCAGGGGTAGGGGAGCCTCTGGTAAATCATGCTGACGTGCGAATGGTTTCGTTTACTGGTTCTACCCGCACGGGTAAGCGGATTATGGAACTAGCAGCCCAAAAAGTGACGCGAGTGCATTTAGAATTAGGCGGAAAAGCTCCCTTTGTCGTGTTTGCTGATGCAGATATCGAAGCAGCAGCTAGAGGTGCAGTCGTTGGCGCTTATATTAATACAGGACAAGATTGTACGGCAGCCACGCGAATTTTAGTAGAACGCTCTTGCTATCAAGATTTCTTATCGGCTTTTACTGAGCTGTCGCAACAGATTCGCCTGGGAACGCCACAAGCAGAAACAACAGATATGGGTCCATTAATCTCATCTGACCAACGCCAACGGGTGCATGGATTTGTAGAAAGAGCCAAGGCGGATGGAATTACCGCACACTTACTAGGCGGAATACCTGAAGGTAAAGGCTTTTTCTATCAACCGACGATATTTTGTCAGGCTGCCACTCAAAGCGAGATTATGCAAGAAGAGGTCTTCGGTCCCGTTGTCGTAGTAAATCCAATTGACTCCGAAGCAGAGGCGATCGCAGTTGCTAATGACGTGAAATACGGTTTGGCTGCCTCTGTGTGGACGAAAGACCCTGCTAAAGCTTGGCGCGTTGCCAGTGCGCTACAATTTGGCACGGTATGGATTAACGACCATTTGCCCCTGGCTTCTGAAATGCCCCACGGTGGCTTTAAAGAGTCCGGCTTTGGCAAAGATCTCTCCCGTTATGCTTTTGATGAGTATACAATTGCCAAACACGTTATGTTCGACCTCAGCGGCGCAGTCAAAAAACCCTGGCATTTTACGGTCTTCGGCGATGCTTAG
- a CDS encoding ABC transporter permease translates to MDVTITVQSKPVTKPADFWVNFLPPCLWMLGFYFIPLAILLSYAFMQHQYVEVIPRFTWENFIQIVTNSGYRNTVIRTLYIAIAVTIIDTLLAFPVAYFLTKYAGKYKRLLTILILLPLWSSYLVRVFAWRIILGYNGVLNSLLISLGILSQPSSLFLYNQFSMVVTLCYVWLPFTILPLVTAFERLPSNLLEASADLGGHPLYTFRRVTFPLVLPGFLAGSLSVFSLTMGDYITPSLVGGAGDILIGNIVANQFGVADNWPLGSALAMVVLLLIFGLIAIISRKGALENL, encoded by the coding sequence ATGGACGTAACCATAACAGTCCAGTCAAAACCTGTGACTAAACCAGCAGATTTTTGGGTTAATTTTCTGCCTCCTTGCTTATGGATGTTGGGGTTTTATTTCATTCCCCTAGCCATACTTCTCAGTTATGCTTTCATGCAGCACCAGTATGTGGAGGTTATTCCTCGTTTCACCTGGGAAAATTTTATCCAAATTGTTACTAATTCTGGTTACCGCAATACAGTTATTCGTACTTTATATATTGCGATCGCTGTCACTATAATTGATACGTTATTAGCTTTTCCAGTTGCCTATTTTCTGACTAAGTATGCAGGAAAATATAAACGATTACTAACAATCTTAATTCTCTTACCGCTGTGGTCTAGTTATCTCGTGCGCGTTTTTGCGTGGCGAATTATTTTAGGCTACAACGGTGTCTTAAATAGCTTGCTAATATCTCTAGGTATACTATCTCAGCCTTCTTCCCTATTTCTCTACAATCAATTCTCGATGGTTGTGACTCTCTGCTACGTATGGCTGCCATTTACGATCTTACCTTTAGTGACTGCCTTTGAAAGACTGCCGAGTAACTTATTAGAAGCATCGGCAGATTTAGGAGGACATCCTTTATACACTTTTCGTAGAGTTACTTTTCCTTTAGTTTTACCAGGATTTTTGGCGGGTTCGCTATCAGTATTCAGTTTGACAATGGGAGATTATATCACCCCTTCCTTAGTGGGTGGAGCAGGAGATATTTTGATTGGGAATATTGTCGCTAATCAATTTGGTGTCGCTGACAATTGGCCTCTTGGTTCTGCTTTGGCAATGGTAGTATTGTTGCTAATATTTGGACTGATAGCCATTATCTCCCGCAAAGGTGCTTTAGAAAACTTATGA
- a CDS encoding alpha/beta fold hydrolase, producing the protein MFLPPGFEQRSVMTSLGRMVYYTDAGEPWLKDGADNADKPTLVFIHGFGGGSSAYEWSKVYPAFAAEYRIVAPDLIGWGRSEHPARSYRVEDYLTTIAEFLEQTCQGAVTVIASSLTAAMVVRIAIARPELFQSLILTTPAGLSDFGENYSRSFFAQIVSVPVLDRLLYSTGVATSNGIRNFLEQRQFAQPNRIYEEIVAAYLESATQPNAEYAALSFVRGDLCFDLSLYIPQLTVPTAIIWGQKSEFTSPEIGQRFAQINSQAIKIFQSLPEVGLTPQLELPAVTIGLIRQFLPILEGSRESGVGSRETSQAN; encoded by the coding sequence ATGTTTTTACCACCTGGATTTGAACAGCGTTCTGTGATGACCTCTCTAGGCAGAATGGTTTACTATACCGATGCTGGGGAACCTTGGTTGAAAGATGGAGCCGATAATGCTGACAAACCAACTCTCGTTTTCATACATGGTTTTGGCGGCGGGTCTTCAGCTTACGAATGGTCGAAGGTTTATCCGGCTTTTGCGGCTGAATACCGCATTGTAGCGCCAGATTTAATTGGTTGGGGACGCTCTGAGCATCCAGCACGGAGTTATCGCGTTGAAGACTATCTCACGACGATCGCGGAGTTTTTAGAACAGACTTGTCAGGGTGCAGTCACAGTTATTGCTTCCTCCCTGACAGCGGCGATGGTCGTTAGGATAGCGATCGCTCGTCCAGAATTATTTCAGTCTTTAATCTTAACTACACCTGCCGGACTATCTGATTTTGGCGAAAACTATTCCCGCAGTTTCTTTGCCCAAATCGTCAGCGTTCCCGTTCTCGATCGCCTACTTTACAGCACGGGCGTTGCTACGAGTAACGGAATTCGTAATTTTTTAGAACAGCGCCAGTTTGCCCAACCCAATCGTATTTATGAAGAAATAGTCGCTGCTTACCTCGAATCTGCTACCCAACCCAACGCTGAGTACGCCGCCTTATCTTTTGTCCGTGGCGACTTGTGCTTCGACTTGTCTCTCTATATTCCCCAACTGACCGTTCCTACAGCTATTATTTGGGGACAAAAATCTGAATTCACTTCTCCAGAAATTGGACAGCGATTTGCTCAGATCAATTCTCAAGCAATTAAAATTTTTCAAAGTTTGCCAGAAGTTGGCTTGACACCCCAGCTAGAACTCCCAGCCGTGACAATTGGACTGATTCGGCAATTTTTACCCATACTAGAAGGGAGTCGGGAGTCGGGAGTCGGGAGTCGGGAGACAAGTCAAGCAAATTAG
- a CDS encoding chlorophyll a/b-binding protein has product MQDTTKLAATAMDDRNAWRWGFTPQAELWNGRLAMVGFFIALFLVLS; this is encoded by the coding sequence ATGCAAGACACTACAAAACTTGCTGCTACAGCGATGGACGATCGCAATGCTTGGCGCTGGGGTTTCACCCCTCAAGCAGAACTCTGGAATGGTCGCTTGGCAATGGTAGGGTTTTTTATTGCTTTATTCCTAGTGTTAAGCTAG
- a CDS encoding chlorophyll a/b-binding protein, translated as MQDTTKVTTPVMDDRNAWRWGFTPQAEIWNGRLAMIGFLAAVAIELFSGQGFLHFWGIL; from the coding sequence ATGCAAGACACAACCAAAGTCACCACACCAGTTATGGACGATCGCAACGCATGGCGTTGGGGCTTCACACCTCAAGCCGAAATTTGGAACGGTCGCTTAGCAATGATCGGTTTCTTAGCAGCTGTTGCGATCGAGCTGTTCTCGGGTCAAGGTTTCCTACACTTCTGGGGAATTCTGTAA
- a CDS encoding ABC transporter permease: MNPPLRLPKFIFGTITPIVYLFMYLPILTIAIFSFSQGRVLSLPIHGWTLDWYAKALQDEQLQIGLFNSLKVAIASCTIAATLGTLAALAIQRYQFFGKNFFRAAVILPIVLPGIVTGVAMLSFFSAIDLPLGLMTVIIGHATFGFPVVFNTVAARIARLPRSLEEAAADLGSPPWEAFWKVVFPGLRSALISATLLAFTLSFDEIVVTIFLTGQDNTLPMEIWARLRFGMTPEINATVTLILLFSVGLVLLSQWLGARSDR, translated from the coding sequence ATGAACCCGCCCCTACGACTCCCTAAATTCATTTTCGGCACAATTACGCCGATCGTCTATTTATTCATGTATTTGCCTATCTTGACGATCGCTATTTTTAGCTTCAGTCAGGGGAGAGTGCTATCTCTACCAATTCACGGTTGGACTCTGGATTGGTACGCCAAGGCTTTGCAGGACGAACAGCTACAAATAGGATTATTTAATAGTTTAAAAGTAGCGATCGCATCTTGTACTATTGCTGCAACTTTAGGAACTTTGGCAGCTTTAGCAATCCAGCGATATCAATTCTTTGGCAAAAACTTCTTCCGCGCCGCAGTTATCTTACCGATTGTTCTACCTGGAATTGTCACGGGGGTAGCCATGCTCAGCTTCTTTTCGGCAATAGACCTACCCTTGGGATTAATGACTGTCATTATCGGTCATGCCACGTTTGGCTTTCCAGTTGTATTTAACACTGTCGCTGCCCGAATTGCCCGCCTCCCTCGCAGTCTGGAAGAAGCCGCAGCCGACTTGGGTTCTCCCCCTTGGGAAGCATTTTGGAAAGTGGTGTTTCCCGGATTGAGATCGGCTCTGATCTCAGCTACCCTACTCGCCTTTACCCTAAGTTTTGATGAGATCGTCGTGACAATCTTCCTCACGGGGCAGGATAATACACTACCAATGGAAATATGGGCGCGACTGCGTTTTGGTATGACCCCAGAAATTAACGCTACAGTAACACTAATTCTTTTATTTTCAGTCGGTTTGGTGTTGTTGAGTCAGTGGTTAGGAGCGAGGAGCGATCGGTAA